The genome window AACCGGCAGGAGTGGCGTGGTTAATTTGTGCTGTGACGACCACAGCTGTCTGCATACCTTTGGCTTTGGCGATTTCCATCATAGTCGTCAAAGGTTTGTGATCATGGTCAACTGCAATAGCACCGTTGTAAGTTTTATGAGTGCTGGACAAGGCTGTCGCCGCCGCAGCTGAGTCTGTCACTACGGTATCGTCATCCGGGTAAGTACTGGCATTGCCAATCCATAACTCGTCAAACACAGTGCGTTCCACTACTTTGGTTTCTGGATTATCCATGTAATAACGATACGCAGCTAAATAAGCAGGGCCCATACCATCGCCAATCATATAAATAATGTTTTTTGGTGCGGCAGTTACAGCGAAAGATGTTGAAGCAAGGCAAGCGATGCTGATTAAACTTAGTTTTTTTAACATAGGAAAGCTCTGTGGATGGCTGAAAATCTGGTGCTACCAGAGTCTGTAGGGTGAGGTTATCTTACGTCAGTGACCAAAATATGACAAAACTGTAAATAGTCTAAACGCGACCAACAGACGTAAAAGCAAGACTGAAAGGTGTTAAAACAAAACTTACTATATAAGTGTTGCGGAGCGGATCATGCATGGCTTAGAGTAAGGATGGAACTAAAGCCGCTACACCTTATCTAACAGGCCGTGTAGCAAACGAGGTTGAAAAAGTCATGAGTAAGAAGTTTGTAGTTGTTGCTTTGAGTCTGATGATGTTGGCTGGTTGTGCCAGCTATCCCGAACAGGTTCGTATTGCAGATAATGTGGCTTTAACCAGCTACGAAAATGCGGTGCAACAAAATATCGATTTTGGTACTGCCCGCTGGAGCGGTGTCATTGCTGAAATCAGTAATAAAGCCAATCAAACCCGTCTGGAAGTTGTGTATTTTCCGTCAGGCTCCAATGGACGTCCTGCAGTTTCCGATCAAACCAAAGGCCGTTTTGTCACTTACATCAAAGGCTTTTTAGATCCTATGGTGTACCAGCGTGGTAAGTCGGTTACAGTGCTGGGCGATTTAACCCGTTCTGAAGTGGGTAAAGTCGATGAATACGAGTACCGTTACCCGGTCATTAAAGATGCAACAGTGTATTTATGGCCAAAACTGGAAGAACGTATTGAAGTGATTGATACCTGGCCTATGATGCGTCCGTACCCTTACCCTTACTATTGGGGCTATGGCCCTGGTGTGCGTGTCCGTACTATTACAAAACAACAATCGACAACAACACAAGGCGCGGTTCATGTTGACAATAATAAACAGAATAAAGTGCAACCTTAATTTAGTTTTACTTTCAGCTGCGCTTTTTAGCGCAGCAGCAGTTGCTGAAACACCATCTGCCCCAGACTTAACTGCTCTGGTTGATCATTCATTTCGAAGTGCGGAAGATAAAGCCAGAAATAAATACCGTCATCCGGTCGAGACACTGAACTTTTTTGGCATTAAGCCTACCATGTCAGTGCTGGAGATATGGCCTGCCCGTGGTTGGTATACGGATATTCTTGGGCCTTATTTAAAAGATCAGGGCAAATTGAGTATTGCTAATTTTCGTGTGGATGATGGCACTATGCAGGATGACAGAAAAATCTTCTGGAGCCGTATCAGTGAAAAACTCAGTCAGCGTATTCTGAAACACAAAGACCATTTTGGTTCTATCCAACAGACTGAATTTGATCCACCGGGTTATATGTACCTGGGTTTAACTCAGCAATACAATATGGTGCTGAGTTTCCGCAACGCTCATATCTGGAATGAACAAGGCTACCTGCTGGATGTATTCCGCGCCGTATTTGATGTACTCAAACCTGGTGGTGTTTTTGGCATAGTCGAGCACAGAGCCAGCCGGGTATCTGAAATCTCCAGCTCTGCTGTTGAAGGTTATCTGGACGAGTCTTATGTGATTGCTGTGGCTGAACAGGCTGGTTTTACATTAGAGGCAAAATCGGAAGTGAATGCGAATCCAAAAGACACCAAAGATTATCCTAAAGGTGTGTACGCCTTACCGCCAACCTTAGCTATGGGTGCTGTAGACCGTGCTAAATATTTGGCCATAGGTGAAAGTGATCGTATGACCTTAAAATTCGTCAAGGCCGCCAGCGAATAATGCTGGCTGTGGAGTTTTCGCTGCCCGCTTTATCTTTAGCGGGCTGGCAGCAAGGTCCAACAGCTCAACAAGTGACTCTTTGCCTGCATGGCTGGCTGGATAACGCCGATAGTTTTTTACCCCTCTCTGCCTGCTTAAACGAGTTGAATCTGGTTGCCATTGATTTACCGGGGCATGGACAGTCCCAACATCGCAGCCCTGATGCCCATTATCATTTTCTAGACTGGATATACGATCTGGCAACGTTGATTAAAATTCAGGGCTGGCAACAGGTGGATATTATCGGTCATTCGATGGGCGGTATGATAGGTTCAGTGCTTGCTGCTGTGATGCCGCAGATGGTGCGCAAATTAGTACTGATCGACAGTATGGGCCTGGTAACTGGCGACGCTGGAAAAACAACAGAGCAAGTACGAAGCGCAATTCACCACAGATGGCAAAGCCCACATAAACAAAAACCTCTGTATCGCGATCTGCAAAGTGCAGCGCTTGCCCGCCAAAGTCAAAGCGATTTCGATCTGGCTTCGGCGCTGATTTTAGCCAAACGTGGCACAGAGCCTTGCCCTGGTGGACTCACCTGGTCGGCTGATATGCGCTTGAGAGAATCTTCTGCCTATCGATTGCTGCAACCCCAGGCTATGCAGCTGCTTAGTGATATTCAATGCCCCGTGCTGGCTATTCTGGCAAGTGATGGTCTGGAGATGATGCAACAAGCCCGGCAACAGTACCAAAGCTGTTATCAGCAACTTGAATGGGTTGAGATCACAGGGGGTCATCATTGCCATATGACTCAGCCAGAACAAACAGCCGACGCAATTCGTCAATTTTTACTGTCCTGATTGTTTTTTATGCTCTGCTATCCTGCAGAGCACCCTTACGGGCCAGCTGAAGCTGTTAAAAATCGTTCCTGACGATTTTTTATGCTCTGCAATCCTGCAGAGCACCCTTGCGGGCCAGCTAAAGCTGTTAAAAATCGTTCCTGACGATTTTTTATGCTGTTATAGTCGGGGTCAGAACTGCTGCTTGAGCAGGCAATTGTTAAATGAAAGCAATTGTGGGATGATGCTGGATTAGAGTAAAAACTCAGTGCCGTTTTGTCTCAGACCCCGATGATGTCTGTACAAAGGGCCGAAGCACTAACTATAACTACTATAACTACTATAACTAAAAAATAATAAATACCACGAGGAGAGGACAGTGGATCGAGTCTGGGCAAAAAATTATCCTGAAGGCGTTCCGACAGATATCAATGCTGATCATTACGCATCATTACTGGAAGTTTTTGATGAAAGTATCAAAGACTACGCTGAAAAAACCGCCTACATCAATATGGGCAAAAGCATTACTTACGCAGAACTGGATCAGTTGAGCTTAAAGTTTGCAGCTTATTTGCAACAGCAATTAGGTCTGAAAAAAGGTGACGCTGTTGCTGTGATGATGCCAAACCTGTTGCAATACCCAGTCTGTATTTTAGGTATATTGCGTGCGGGTTGTGTAGTGGTTAACGTTAATCCACTGTACACGCCTCGTGAATTAGAGCACCAACTGCTCGACTCGCAAGCCAAAGCTATAGTCATTGTGGAAAACTTCGCTCATACCTTGTCTGATGTACAGGATAAAGTGAAGATTGAGCATGTGATCCTGACTCATATGGGCGATATGTTAGGCCTGCTTAAAGGTACTATCGTCAACCTGGTCGTTAAGCATGTCAAAAAGCTGATCCCTGCTCATAATCTTAAAAAATACGTTACGTACAAACAGGTTATTGCCGCTGGTAACGCCGCTGCGTACAAAAAGCCTGTGGTCGTCGGAGAAGACTTAGCTTTTCTACAATACACAGGTGGTACTACAGGCGTATCCAAAGGCGCTATGCTGACCCACCGCAATATGGTGGCTAATCTGGAGCAAGCCGATGGCTGTATAGGTCCTCTGTTGACTCACGGCAAGGAGCTCGTAGTTACCGCACTGCCGCTGTACCATATATTCGCATTAACGGCTAATTTCCTGGTCTTTATGAAGTATGGTGGTACAAACCTTTTGATCACCAACCCAAGGGATATGCCCAATTTTGTCAAAGAACTGGCGAAGTATCCTTTTTCTGTTATTACAGGTGTGAATACGCTGTTTAATGGTCTGCTCAATACTCCAGGTTTCGCTCAGTTGGATTTCAGTAACATGAAGCTGGCTTTGGGTGGTGGTATGGCAGTGCAGCGCCCTGTGGCAGAACGCTGGCAGAAAGTGACTACAACCCGCTTAGTTGAGGGCTATGGTTTAACTGAATGCGCACCTTTGGTCACTGTCAGTCCTTATAACCTGCCAGCTTATAATGGCAGCATAGGTTTTCCTGCGCCTTCCACTGACATCAAGCTTGTGAATGATGATGGTGTTGAAGTGGCAGCCGGCGAAGCTGGTGAAATGTGGGTCAAAGGCCCGCAGG of Rheinheimera sp. MM224 contains these proteins:
- a CDS encoding Slp family lipoprotein, producing the protein MSKKFVVVALSLMMLAGCASYPEQVRIADNVALTSYENAVQQNIDFGTARWSGVIAEISNKANQTRLEVVYFPSGSNGRPAVSDQTKGRFVTYIKGFLDPMVYQRGKSVTVLGDLTRSEVGKVDEYEYRYPVIKDATVYLWPKLEERIEVIDTWPMMRPYPYPYYWGYGPGVRVRTITKQQSTTTQGAVHVDNNKQNKVQP
- the fadD gene encoding long-chain-fatty-acid--CoA ligase FadD, with translation MDRVWAKNYPEGVPTDINADHYASLLEVFDESIKDYAEKTAYINMGKSITYAELDQLSLKFAAYLQQQLGLKKGDAVAVMMPNLLQYPVCILGILRAGCVVVNVNPLYTPRELEHQLLDSQAKAIVIVENFAHTLSDVQDKVKIEHVILTHMGDMLGLLKGTIVNLVVKHVKKLIPAHNLKKYVTYKQVIAAGNAAAYKKPVVVGEDLAFLQYTGGTTGVSKGAMLTHRNMVANLEQADGCIGPLLTHGKELVVTALPLYHIFALTANFLVFMKYGGTNLLITNPRDMPNFVKELAKYPFSVITGVNTLFNGLLNTPGFAQLDFSNMKLALGGGMAVQRPVAERWQKVTTTRLVEGYGLTECAPLVTVSPYNLPAYNGSIGFPAPSTDIKLVNDDGVEVAAGEAGEMWVKGPQVMKGYYNRPDETLKVLNAEGWLATGDIARVDDDGFFYIVDRKKDMILVSGFNVYPNEIEEVVAMNDKVLEVAAIGVPNEATGEAVKIFVVKKDQSLTDVELIQHCKERLTGYKVPKLVEFRTELPKTNVGKILRRELKG
- a CDS encoding class I SAM-dependent methyltransferase; its protein translation is MLTIINRIKCNLNLVLLSAALFSAAAVAETPSAPDLTALVDHSFRSAEDKARNKYRHPVETLNFFGIKPTMSVLEIWPARGWYTDILGPYLKDQGKLSIANFRVDDGTMQDDRKIFWSRISEKLSQRILKHKDHFGSIQQTEFDPPGYMYLGLTQQYNMVLSFRNAHIWNEQGYLLDVFRAVFDVLKPGGVFGIVEHRASRVSEISSSAVEGYLDESYVIAVAEQAGFTLEAKSEVNANPKDTKDYPKGVYALPPTLAMGAVDRAKYLAIGESDRMTLKFVKAASE
- a CDS encoding alpha/beta fold hydrolase, with product MLAVEFSLPALSLAGWQQGPTAQQVTLCLHGWLDNADSFLPLSACLNELNLVAIDLPGHGQSQHRSPDAHYHFLDWIYDLATLIKIQGWQQVDIIGHSMGGMIGSVLAAVMPQMVRKLVLIDSMGLVTGDAGKTTEQVRSAIHHRWQSPHKQKPLYRDLQSAALARQSQSDFDLASALILAKRGTEPCPGGLTWSADMRLRESSAYRLLQPQAMQLLSDIQCPVLAILASDGLEMMQQARQQYQSCYQQLEWVEITGGHHCHMTQPEQTADAIRQFLLS